One Hordeum vulgare subsp. vulgare chromosome 4H, MorexV3_pseudomolecules_assembly, whole genome shotgun sequence DNA window includes the following coding sequences:
- the LOC123449659 gene encoding transport inhibitor response 1-like protein: MSEEDEDQAAPPKRPRAASPPPPPPPDQVLDNVLETVLQFLAAPGDRGAASLVCRSWHRAESATRASVAVRNILAASPARAARRFPNAHHILLKGRPRFADFNLLPPGWAASAFRPWAAALAAAAFPALRSLSLKRITVTDDDLDLLARSLPPSFRELSLLLCDGFSSRGLASLASHCRGLRVLDVVDCELNEEEDDEVSDWVAAFPRGHTDLESLSFECFTPQVPFAALEALVARSPRLRRLRVNQHVSLGQLRRLMTLTPRLTHLGTGSFRPGDGADDEGLDFGQMLTAFASAGRANSLVSLSGFRDLAPEYLPTIATVAANLTTMDLSFAPVNPDQVLLFIGQCRSLETLWVLDSVRDEGLQAVAMCCKKLQVLRVLPLDAHEDADELVSEVGLTAISEGCRDLRSILYFCQRMTNVAVVTMSQNCPELKVFRLCIMGRHRPDHVTGEPMDEGFGAIVRNCSRLTRLSTSGHLTDRAFEYIGKYGSSLRTLSVAFAGDSDLALQHILQGCSKLEKLEIRDCPFGDAGLLSGMHHFYNMRFVWMSGCSLTLEGCKAVARQLPRMVVELINSQPENEKTDGVDILYMYRSLEGPREDVPPFVRIL; the protein is encoded by the exons ATGTCCGAGGAGGACGAGGACCAGGCGGCGCCGCCCAAGCGGCCGCGCGCGgcgtcgccccctcctcctccgccgccggacCAGGTGCTCGACAACGTGCTAGAGACGGTGCTGCAGTTCCTGGCGGCGCCGGGGGACCGGGGCGCGGCCTCCCTCGTCTGCCGCTCCTGGCACCGCGCCGAGTCCGCCACCCGCGCCTCCGTCGCCGTCCGCAAcatcctcgccgcctccccggCGCGCGCCGCCCGGCGCTTCCCCAACGCGCACCACATCCTGCTCAAGGGCCGCCCACGGTTCGCCGACTTCAACCTGCTGCCCCCCGGCTGGGCCGCCTCCGCCTTCCGCCCCTGGgccgccgccctcgccgccgccgccttccccgcGCTCCGCTCCCTCTCGCTCAAGCGCATCACCGTCACCGACGACGACCTCGACCTCCTCGCCCGCTCCCTCCCGCCCTCCTTCCGCGAGCTCTCGCTCCTCCTCTGCGACGGCTTCTCCTCCCgcggcctcgcctccctcgcctcccATTGCAG AGGGCTGCGTGTGCTCGACGTGGTGGACTGCGAGCTcaacgaggaagaagacgacgaggTGTCGGACTGGGTGGCGGCGTTCCCGCGCGGGCACACCGACCTGGAGTCCCTCTCCTTCGAGTGCTTCACCCCGCAGGTACCCTTCGCCGCGCTCGAGGCTCTGGTAGCGCGCTCGCCGCGCCTCCGCCGCCTGCGCGTCAACCAGCACGTCTCGCTCGGGCAGCTGCGCCGGCTCATGACGCTCACGCCCCGCCTCACGCACCTCGGCACGGGCTCGTTCCGGCCGGGGGACGGCGCCGACGACGAGGGGCTCGACTTCGGGCAGATGCTGACCGCCTTCGCGTCCGCCGGCCGGGCCAACTCGCTGGTCTCGCTGTCCGGCTTCCGTGATCTCGCGCCGGAGTACCTGCCGACCATTGCCACGGTGGCCGCGAACCTAACCACCATGGATCTCAGCTTCGCCCCTGTCAACCCCGACCAAGTCCTGCTCTTCATCGGCCAATGCCGCAGCCTCGAGACGCTATGG GTGCTCGACTCGGTGCGCGACGAGGGGCTCCAAGCCGTGGCGATGTGCTGCAAGAAGCTCCAGGTTCTCCGCGTGCTCCCATTGGACGCGCACGAGGACGCAGACGAGCTGGTGTCGGAGGTCGGGCTCACCGCCATCTCGGAGGGCTGCCGGGACCTTCGCTCCATCCTCTACTTCTGCCAGAGGATGACCAACGTCGCCGTGGTCACCATGTCCCAGAACTGCCCCGAGCTCAAGGTGTTCCGGCTGTGCATAATGGGGAGGCACCGGCCGGACCACGTGACGGGGGAGCCGATGGACGAGGGGTTCGGCGCCATCGTACGCAACTGCAGCAGGCTCACCAGGCTCTCGACGTCAGGGCACCTGACCGATCGAGCGTTCGAGTACATCGGCAAGTACGGCAGCTCCCTGCGGACGCTCTCGGTGGCGTTCGCCGGAGACAGCGATCTGGCGCTGCAGCACATCCTCCAGGGCTGCTCCAAGCTGGAGAAGCTCGAGATAAGGGATTGCCCGTTCGGCGACGCCGGCCTGCTCTCCGGCATGCACCATTTCTACAACATGCGGTTCGTCTGGATGTCCGGCTGCAGCCTGACGCTGGAAGGCTGCAAGGCGGTGGCGCGGCAGCTCCCgcggatggtggtggagctgataaACAGCCAGCCGGAGAACGAGAAGACGGACGGCGTCGACATCCTATACATGTACCGGTCGCTGGAGGGGCCAAGGGAGGACGTTCCACCATTCGTGAGGATCCTGTAA